One window of the Leptotrichia massiliensis genome contains the following:
- a CDS encoding amino acid ABC transporter substrate-binding protein — MKKILLLMILALSVFMCSVEKEEKKEGKNIDGIPKKIVIGLDDSFVPMGFKDEKGEIVGFDIDLAKAVAQKLGSEVEFKPINWDSKILDLNGGNIDLIWNGLTITEERKKETEMTKPYFTSHQLIVVKAGSSINTKADLAGKNVGSQTESSGEEAVKKSGDDKKFKEFKTYAQYDQVFMDLDAGRVDAIIADEVLAKYTKKTKETQAKKELYQILNDNYGEEEYGIAAKKGNTKLVEAINKAIEELKADGTYQKIYSKWFKD; from the coding sequence ATGAAAAAAATATTGTTATTGATGATTTTAGCACTAAGTGTTTTTATGTGTAGTGTTGAAAAAGAAGAAAAAAAAGAAGGAAAAAATATTGATGGAATTCCTAAGAAAATTGTAATTGGATTGGATGATTCATTTGTTCCAATGGGATTCAAGGATGAAAAAGGCGAAATTGTAGGGTTTGATATTGATTTGGCTAAGGCAGTTGCTCAAAAATTAGGAAGTGAGGTTGAATTTAAACCTATAAACTGGGATTCTAAAATATTGGATTTAAATGGTGGAAATATTGATTTAATTTGGAACGGACTTACTATAACGGAAGAAAGAAAAAAAGAAACTGAAATGACAAAACCGTATTTTACAAGTCACCAGCTTATAGTGGTTAAAGCAGGTTCAAGTATTAATACAAAAGCCGATTTGGCAGGAAAAAATGTTGGAAGTCAAACTGAAAGCAGTGGAGAGGAAGCTGTGAAAAAATCAGGAGATGACAAGAAATTTAAGGAATTTAAAACTTATGCTCAGTATGATCAGGTGTTTATGGATCTTGATGCAGGCAGAGTTGACGCAATTATAGCTGATGAAGTATTGGCAAAATATACTAAAAAAACAAAAGAAACTCAAGCTAAAAAAGAACTGTACCAAATTTTAAATGATAATTATGGTGAAGAGGAATACGGAATTGCAGCTAAAAAAGGTAATACAAAATTAGTTGAAGCTATAAACAAAGCTATTGAGGAATTAAAAGCAGACGGGACATATCAAAAAATTTACTCGAAATGGTTTAAAGATTAA
- a CDS encoding XRE family transcriptional regulator, with protein sequence MNIGKRLKELRKNNKLSMDSLVEKLNKEYNLRITKSMISRWENNLSEPSNKFVTAYAKFFNVDLNYLAGITHFDSNEKYSTISHGEIIPVEIREIPMYGKASAGTGYINLSEEIGSYSIPKDIYKNGLFAIKVAGDSMNGFDKSIPDDSIAIVDPELCTNPISLNGKVCVFEYDDETYIKQLIIDKQGIIRLHSFNPEYDDIIILNTELLYCKGRVIRTFVENQW encoded by the coding sequence ATGAATATTGGCAAACGTTTAAAAGAATTACGAAAAAACAATAAATTATCAATGGATTCCCTAGTTGAAAAACTAAATAAAGAATACAATTTACGTATAACTAAAAGCATGATATCACGCTGGGAAAACAATTTATCTGAACCAAGCAACAAATTTGTTACAGCCTATGCAAAATTTTTTAATGTTGATTTAAATTATTTAGCTGGTATAACACATTTTGATTCTAATGAAAAATACAGTACTATATCTCACGGAGAAATAATTCCTGTTGAAATAAGAGAAATTCCAATGTATGGTAAAGCTAGTGCAGGAACAGGATATATAAATCTTTCTGAAGAAATTGGGAGTTATTCTATACCAAAAGATATTTATAAAAATGGTCTTTTTGCAATAAAAGTTGCAGGTGATAGTATGAATGGTTTTGATAAAAGCATCCCAGATGATTCAATTGCTATCGTAGATCCTGAGTTATGTACTAATCCGATAAGTTTAAATGGAAAAGTATGTGTATTTGAATATGATGATGAAACATACATAAAACAACTAATAATAGATAAACAAGGAATTATTCGATTACATTCATTTAACCCTGAGTATGATGATATTATTATTTTAAACACTGAATTATTATATTGTAAAGGGAGAGTAATTAGGACTTTTGTAGAAAATCAATGGTAA
- the folK gene encoding 2-amino-4-hydroxy-6-hydroxymethyldihydropteridine diphosphokinase produces the protein MAKNRVYLSLGSNIGKREEYIQKAIEAIEKIEGIEVLKKSGLYETTPVGYLEQDLFLNAVIKIETDFSAREILKIINKIEAELDRKREIRWGPRTIDIDILIFSDKKINEPDLIVPHKEMLNRLFVLVPLSEIYDGEYFDKEEIAEKINELVKAGDQKIEKI, from the coding sequence ATGGCTAAAAATAGAGTTTATTTAAGTTTGGGTAGTAATATTGGAAAAAGAGAAGAATATATTCAAAAAGCTATTGAAGCAATTGAAAAAATTGAAGGAATTGAAGTATTGAAAAAATCAGGATTATACGAAACAACTCCTGTTGGATATTTAGAGCAAGATTTGTTTTTAAATGCAGTAATTAAGATTGAAACTGATTTTTCAGCAAGAGAAATCTTAAAAATCATAAATAAAATTGAAGCTGAACTAGATAGAAAAAGGGAAATTAGATGGGGACCAAGAACGATTGATATTGATATTTTGATTTTTTCAGATAAAAAAATTAACGAACCTGATTTGATAGTTCCACATAAGGAAATGCTGAATAGATTATTTGTACTAGTTCCATTGAGTGAAATTTATGATGGAGAGTATTTTGACAAAGAAGAAATTGCAGAAAAAATAAATGAGTTAGTTAAAGCAGGGGATCAAAAAATTGAAAAAATTTGA
- the folB gene encoding dihydroneopterin aldolase produces the protein MYKIKINNMKFHSYIGVYEEEKKIGQNIEIDLIISLSKEIIKNDDINSTLSYGDCYRKIEEIVKASRVDLLETLALDIIEEMKKMNEKIEYVQVNIRKLAVPINGIFDSVEIQIKD, from the coding sequence TTGTATAAAATAAAGATTAATAACATGAAATTTCATTCATATATAGGTGTTTATGAAGAAGAAAAAAAAATTGGACAAAATATTGAAATTGATTTAATCATTTCACTTTCAAAGGAAATCATTAAAAATGATGACATAAATAGTACATTGAGTTATGGAGATTGTTATAGAAAAATAGAGGAAATTGTTAAAGCAAGCAGAGTAGATTTGCTGGAAACATTGGCTTTGGATATTATAGAAGAGATGAAAAAAATGAATGAAAAAATTGAATATGTGCAAGTAAATATACGAAAATTAGCAGTTCCAATTAATGGAATTTTTGACAGTGTTGAAATTCAGATAAAAGATTAG
- the galU gene encoding UTP--glucose-1-phosphate uridylyltransferase GalU, which translates to MSIKKIRKAVIPAAGLGTRVLPATKAQPKEMLVIVDKPALQYLVEELVYAGIEEILIITGRNKGSIENHFDYSYELEKTLEEKGKKDLLKVVNNISEMSNIYYVRQKKPLGLGHAISCAEAFVGDEPFVVLLGDDIIYTDKDKGQNPVTKQLVEKYNELQGGTILGVQEVPHENVSKYGIIKPLKQIDEKTVAVEDFIEKPSVDEAPSNLAALGRYVLEPEIFSYLKRTKPGKGGEIQLTDAILAMKNDGEKLYAYNFDGLRYDTGDKFGMFVANVEFGLRHEELKDKVKDYLKDLVEKL; encoded by the coding sequence ATGAGTATAAAAAAAATAAGGAAAGCTGTTATTCCAGCCGCTGGACTTGGGACGAGAGTTTTGCCAGCAACCAAAGCACAGCCTAAAGAAATGCTTGTAATAGTTGACAAACCTGCACTACAGTATCTTGTAGAAGAACTTGTATATGCGGGAATTGAAGAAATTCTTATTATTACTGGAAGAAATAAGGGATCAATAGAAAATCATTTTGATTATTCTTATGAGCTGGAAAAGACTTTGGAAGAAAAAGGGAAAAAAGATTTATTAAAAGTTGTAAATAATATTTCTGAAATGTCAAATATTTATTATGTGCGTCAAAAAAAACCATTAGGTTTAGGGCATGCAATAAGTTGTGCAGAAGCATTTGTGGGAGATGAGCCATTTGTTGTGCTTTTAGGAGACGATATTATTTATACAGATAAAGATAAAGGGCAAAATCCTGTTACAAAACAGCTTGTAGAAAAATATAATGAATTACAAGGCGGTACAATTTTAGGAGTACAGGAAGTCCCTCACGAGAATGTTTCAAAATATGGGATAATAAAGCCATTAAAACAAATTGATGAAAAAACAGTAGCAGTAGAAGATTTTATTGAGAAACCATCAGTTGATGAAGCTCCGAGTAATCTTGCGGCATTAGGGCGATATGTGTTGGAACCTGAAATTTTTTCATATTTAAAAAGGACAAAACCTGGAAAAGGTGGAGAAATTCAGTTGACAGATGCAATTTTGGCAATGAAGAACGATGGTGAAAAATTGTATGCGTATAATTTTGATGGATTGAGATACGATACTGGAGATAAATTTGGAATGTTTGTTGCAAACGTTGAATTTGGATTAAGACACGAAGAATTAAAGGATAAAGTAAAAGATTACTTGAAAGATCTAGTAGAAAAACTATAA
- a CDS encoding AEC family transporter, with amino-acid sequence MEELIFCLNATMPVFLLMILGYIFRKIGIIDLEFADKMNRFVFLALLPVLLFKELSLSDFSAIWDLKYLMFCFFATFFSITIMCIISLFLKDKSIRGEFIQAGFRSSAALLAYAFVQNVYGEAKIVALMVIGAVPLYNVASVVILMLLRPKQGRLNRVVLKNTLKGVMKNPLILGILAGMIWALLKIPQPVIMKKSISTFSAAATPLGLLALGASFDMKEVFSKIKIVLVSSSFKLLILTAIFLPIAIKFGFKDEKLVAVLGMLGSPTTPTSFTMARGMGHNGAVTSGTVVITTIMSIFTLTGWLYILKIAGLV; translated from the coding sequence ATGGAAGAATTGATATTTTGCTTAAATGCTACAATGCCTGTATTTTTACTTATGATACTTGGGTACATCTTTAGGAAAATAGGAATTATAGATTTAGAATTTGCAGATAAGATGAACAGATTTGTATTTTTGGCACTTTTGCCTGTACTTTTGTTTAAAGAACTGTCGCTATCTGATTTTTCGGCAATCTGGGATTTGAAATATCTGATGTTCTGCTTTTTTGCAACATTTTTTTCAATAACGATAATGTGTATTATCTCACTTTTTCTGAAGGATAAGTCAATTCGTGGGGAATTTATTCAAGCAGGATTCAGGAGCAGTGCAGCCTTACTTGCTTATGCCTTTGTGCAGAATGTCTATGGAGAGGCTAAAATTGTGGCTCTTATGGTAATTGGAGCTGTCCCGTTGTACAATGTCGCTTCAGTTGTGATTTTGATGTTACTTCGTCCGAAACAGGGGAGATTGAATAGAGTAGTTTTAAAAAACACGTTAAAGGGAGTTATGAAGAATCCTTTAATACTTGGAATTTTGGCTGGAATGATTTGGGCATTATTAAAAATTCCACAGCCAGTAATTATGAAAAAATCAATTTCTACATTTTCTGCAGCGGCAACTCCACTTGGATTGCTTGCACTTGGAGCAAGTTTTGACATGAAAGAAGTTTTTTCAAAAATAAAGATTGTATTAGTTTCGTCTTCATTTAAGCTCTTAATTCTTACAGCAATATTTCTGCCAATAGCAATAAAATTTGGATTTAAGGATGAAAAGCTGGTTGCTGTGCTTGGAATGCTGGGAAGTCCAACAACTCCAACTTCATTTACTATGGCAAGAGGAATGGGGCATAATGGGGCAGTAACCTCGGGAACTGTTGTGATTACTACAATTATGAGTATTTTTACATTAACTGGATGGCTTTATATTTTGAAAATTGCAGGATTAGTATAA
- a CDS encoding malolactic enzyme, whose translation MKLGYEILNNPFLNKGTAFTKKEREEYGLLGLLPPYIQTIDEQAKQAYGQFLKKNKLIEKRHFLMEIFNTNRTLFYYLFSKHVVEFMPIVYDPVIAESIENYSELFVNPQNAAYLSVKEPENIETILKNAADNRKIRLIVVTDAEGILGIGDWGTNGVDISVGKLMVYTAAAGIDPATVLPVVIDAGTNRKELLENDLYLGNRFERVRGDAYYNFIDKFVKTAEKLFPNLYLHWEDFGRLNAANILNKYKNEIATFNDDIQGTGIITLAGILGALKISGEKLTDQIYMCFGAGTAGAGIARRIFNEMVEQGLSEEEAKKRFYLVDRQGLLFEDTEGLTPEQIPFARKRSEFTNANELTTLEAAVKSVRPTILVGTSTVPNTFTKEIVQEMAKHTARPIIFPLSNPTKLAEASAKDLIEWTDGKALVATGIPSDPIELNGITYEIGQANNALIYPGLGLGIIATKSKIVNDKIISAAAHSLGGIIDTTKPGAAVLPPVSKLTEFSETVALAVGQSVLDQKLNTESLNNLKEAIKNTKWIPKYKDF comes from the coding sequence ATGAAATTAGGTTATGAAATTTTAAACAATCCATTCCTTAACAAAGGTACAGCTTTTACAAAAAAGGAAAGAGAAGAATATGGATTATTAGGACTTTTACCACCGTATATTCAAACTATAGATGAACAGGCAAAACAGGCTTATGGACAATTTCTGAAAAAAAACAAGTTAATTGAAAAAAGACATTTCTTAATGGAAATTTTTAATACAAACAGAACATTATTTTATTATTTATTTAGCAAACACGTAGTTGAATTTATGCCAATTGTTTATGATCCTGTAATTGCAGAAAGTATAGAAAATTATAGTGAATTATTTGTAAATCCTCAAAATGCGGCTTATTTGTCAGTAAAAGAACCAGAAAACATAGAAACTATTTTAAAAAATGCTGCTGACAATAGAAAAATCCGTTTAATTGTCGTTACTGATGCAGAAGGAATCCTTGGAATTGGTGACTGGGGAACTAACGGAGTTGATATTTCAGTTGGAAAACTGATGGTTTACACTGCCGCCGCTGGAATTGATCCCGCTACTGTCCTACCAGTTGTAATTGATGCTGGAACAAATAGAAAAGAGCTGCTGGAAAACGACTTGTATCTAGGAAATAGATTTGAGAGAGTTCGAGGAGATGCATATTATAATTTTATAGACAAATTTGTAAAAACAGCTGAAAAGCTTTTCCCAAATTTATATCTTCACTGGGAAGACTTTGGAAGATTAAATGCGGCAAATATTTTAAATAAATATAAAAATGAAATCGCAACTTTTAACGATGATATACAAGGAACTGGGATTATCACTTTAGCCGGAATCTTAGGAGCATTAAAAATTTCTGGTGAAAAGCTTACTGACCAGATTTATATGTGTTTTGGAGCAGGAACTGCGGGAGCTGGAATTGCCAGAAGAATTTTCAATGAAATGGTAGAGCAGGGGCTTTCTGAAGAAGAGGCAAAAAAACGGTTTTATCTAGTTGACAGACAAGGCTTGTTATTTGAAGACACGGAAGGACTAACTCCAGAACAAATTCCTTTCGCAAGAAAACGGAGTGAATTCACAAATGCAAATGAATTAACTACTTTGGAAGCCGCTGTAAAATCCGTGAGACCAACTATACTTGTCGGAACTTCCACAGTGCCAAATACTTTCACAAAAGAAATAGTTCAAGAAATGGCAAAACACACTGCAAGACCAATAATTTTTCCACTTAGCAACCCAACAAAACTAGCAGAAGCCAGTGCAAAAGATCTTATCGAATGGACAGACGGAAAAGCTCTCGTTGCAACAGGTATCCCATCAGATCCAATAGAACTCAATGGAATTACGTACGAAATTGGGCAAGCAAATAATGCTTTAATCTATCCTGGGCTGGGACTTGGAATTATCGCAACAAAATCAAAGATTGTAAACGACAAAATAATCTCAGCAGCCGCACATTCACTAGGTGGAATAATTGACACAACAAAACCTGGAGCTGCCGTACTTCCTCCAGTATCAAAACTGACAGAATTTTCTGAAACAGTGGCACTAGCAGTCGGACAAAGCGTACTAGACCAAAAATTAAATACAGAATCTTTAAATAATTTAAAAGAAGCAATAAAAAATACAAAATGGATTCCTAAATACAAGGATTTTTAA
- a CDS encoding DUF3829 domain-containing protein, with product MKLKKYVLIGIMTLLVIVGCDNKGNEKNDKDNVKVTDVKRDISTEEIIKYNEYLKLSDVPNSEEWNAFFTEIKKEEFTDQAGNIKNISELATFTENLDNSINLTGEYIKEITDVMQKAPKMEAIDKNAENLLNSLIEEQKVLTEINDYFEKGDYKTDKLSKIEELNDKYKVVLKNRQENHKIFTNSLNEIAQIINQKIEKQLQTDGKTAKLNILKFVNSVDNFGKIAFGKNNLNFDENEVKILEEANKNVQNTYKAVSEMTLENAKKENINEEDFKKIKESSKLLSENIQKMVAGVKNQNIQDVVMSASNILSAKTDLENVFNVLVLKK from the coding sequence ATGAAATTGAAAAAATATGTTTTGATTGGCATAATGACATTGTTAGTTATTGTTGGATGTGATAACAAGGGCAATGAAAAAAATGACAAGGATAATGTGAAAGTAACAGATGTGAAAAGGGATATTTCAACTGAGGAAATCATAAAATATAATGAATATTTGAAATTAAGTGATGTGCCAAATTCTGAAGAATGGAATGCTTTTTTTACAGAGATAAAAAAAGAAGAATTTACTGATCAAGCTGGAAATATAAAAAATATCTCAGAACTGGCTACATTTACTGAAAATTTAGATAACTCAATTAATTTGACTGGTGAATATATAAAAGAAATTACGGATGTAATGCAAAAAGCTCCAAAAATGGAAGCAATTGATAAAAATGCTGAAAATCTTTTAAATTCATTGATTGAAGAACAAAAAGTGTTAACGGAGATTAATGATTATTTTGAAAAAGGCGACTATAAAACTGATAAATTGTCAAAAATAGAAGAATTGAATGATAAATACAAAGTTGTATTGAAAAATAGACAGGAAAATCATAAAATTTTTACTAATTCATTAAATGAAATTGCCCAAATAATTAATCAAAAAATAGAAAAACAATTACAAACAGATGGAAAAACAGCAAAATTAAATATTTTGAAATTTGTAAATTCAGTAGATAATTTTGGAAAAATAGCTTTTGGGAAAAATAATTTGAACTTTGATGAAAATGAAGTAAAAATCCTGGAAGAAGCAAATAAAAACGTGCAAAATACATATAAGGCAGTGTCTGAAATGACACTTGAAAATGCCAAAAAAGAAAATATAAATGAGGAAGACTTCAAGAAAATAAAAGAAAGTTCAAAATTATTATCAGAAAATATACAAAAAATGGTAGCAGGCGTGAAAAACCAAAATATTCAAGATGTGGTAATGAGTGCAAGTAATATTTTGAGTGCAAAGACAGATTTAGAAAATGTGTTTAATGTTTTAGTATTAAAAAAATAA
- the mnmA gene encoding tRNA 2-thiouridine(34) synthase MnmA gives MEKRKKVVLGMSGGVDSSVAAILLKEQGYDVIGVFMKNWEEKDENGVCMAEEDYKDVIAVAEQLEIPYYSVNFVKEYWDKVFTYFLDEYKKGRTPNPDVMCNKEIKFRAFLDYAMKLGADYVATGHYARIIHEEKDGKIKSTMLRGIDDNKDQTYFLCQLSQEQLEKVLFPLGEYTKPQIREIAEKYNLATAKKKDSTGICFIGERDFNKFLSQYLPAKGGNIVNTQGKVLGHHNGLMYYTIGQRKGIGIGNTKEGTGEPWFVVDKDLEKNELIVTQGDNSVLYSKGLIATDFNFINEVQFPLECTVKFRYRQKDTKVVINKLNENEYEVIFDESQKAVTLGQIVVAYDGEVCLGGGIIDKIIK, from the coding sequence ATGGAAAAAAGAAAGAAAGTAGTACTAGGAATGTCTGGTGGAGTTGATTCTTCTGTTGCGGCAATTTTGCTTAAAGAACAGGGTTACGATGTAATCGGAGTTTTTATGAAGAATTGGGAAGAGAAGGATGAAAATGGAGTTTGTATGGCGGAAGAGGATTATAAGGATGTGATTGCTGTGGCAGAGCAGTTGGAGATACCTTATTATTCGGTGAATTTTGTGAAAGAGTATTGGGACAAAGTGTTTACATATTTTTTAGATGAGTATAAAAAAGGAAGAACGCCCAATCCCGATGTGATGTGTAATAAGGAAATCAAATTTCGTGCATTTCTGGACTATGCGATGAAACTTGGGGCTGATTATGTGGCAACAGGGCATTATGCGAGAATTATTCACGAAGAAAAAGATGGAAAAATCAAATCGACTATGTTAAGAGGAATTGATGATAATAAAGATCAAACATATTTTCTTTGTCAGTTAAGTCAGGAGCAACTGGAAAAAGTTTTATTTCCATTGGGGGAGTACACAAAGCCACAGATTCGTGAAATAGCTGAAAAATATAATTTGGCAACGGCGAAGAAAAAAGATAGCACAGGAATCTGCTTTATTGGGGAACGTGATTTTAATAAATTTTTATCACAATACTTGCCAGCAAAGGGTGGAAATATTGTAAATACGCAAGGAAAGGTTCTAGGGCATCATAATGGACTTATGTATTATACAATCGGACAGAGAAAAGGAATTGGGATTGGAAATACAAAGGAGGGAACTGGAGAGCCTTGGTTTGTTGTGGATAAGGATTTGGAAAAAAATGAACTGATAGTAACACAGGGTGATAACTCGGTACTTTATTCAAAAGGATTAATCGCAACAGATTTTAATTTTATAAATGAAGTACAGTTTCCGTTGGAATGTACTGTAAAATTTAGATATAGACAAAAAGACACAAAAGTTGTGATTAATAAACTTAATGAAAATGAATATGAAGTGATTTTTGATGAGTCACAAAAGGCTGTAACGCTTGGACAAATTGTGGTTGCTTATGATGGCGAAGTTTGTCTTGGTGGAGGAATTATTGACAAAATTATAAAATAG
- a CDS encoding amino acid ABC transporter ATP-binding protein has protein sequence MIELKNLKKQYGDNVILKNINLHVDRGEVVSLIGPSGSGKSTILRCIVDLESITSGEVMIEGNNLADKNVDKKIKKEMLLKTGMVFQTFNLFPHLSVRNNIVRTLKLVKKKTTIEAENIANKMLDLVGLSDKIDSFPNELSGGQKQRVAIARALALQPDIMLFDEPTSALDPELVKEVLDIIRKLKQQKITMLIVSHEMNFVREISDRIIVMEKGEILETGTSQQIFENPASQRVKEFLNTNN, from the coding sequence ATAATAGAATTGAAAAATTTAAAAAAACAGTATGGCGATAATGTAATTTTGAAAAATATTAATTTGCATGTTGATAGAGGTGAGGTTGTTTCGCTAATAGGGCCTTCTGGAAGTGGTAAGTCAACAATTTTACGGTGCATAGTTGATTTGGAAAGCATAACATCAGGAGAAGTAATGATTGAAGGAAATAATTTGGCGGATAAAAATGTCGATAAAAAAATAAAAAAGGAAATGCTGCTAAAGACAGGAATGGTTTTCCAGACATTTAATTTATTTCCTCATCTATCAGTTAGAAACAATATAGTCAGAACTTTAAAACTTGTAAAGAAAAAGACGACAATAGAAGCTGAAAACATTGCCAATAAAATGCTAGACCTAGTTGGACTTTCGGATAAAATTGACAGTTTTCCGAATGAACTTTCAGGTGGGCAGAAGCAGCGTGTGGCAATAGCGAGGGCATTGGCATTACAGCCAGATATTATGCTTTTCGATGAACCAACATCAGCACTGGATCCGGAGCTGGTAAAGGAAGTACTGGATATAATAAGAAAACTGAAACAGCAAAAAATCACAATGCTAATTGTAAGCCATGAAATGAATTTTGTCCGTGAAATTTCAGACAGAATAATTGTTATGGAAAAAGGTGAAATACTGGAAACAGGAACTTCACAGCAAATCTTTGAAAATCCAGCTTCTCAAAGAGTAAAGGAATTTTTGAATACAAATAATTAA
- a CDS encoding PH domain-containing protein, producing MRTLKDIKEMLVKCGAAIWGTKKEVKELPNIISDDEIITYATSGVYDGHTWLVISTNKRIIFLDKGMFFGVNQIEIPLSKVNSIKYRKRFFLGEIEIWDGASMIKVTNILKKTLVPFVNAVNDSIEEFENLKKNQTSVADELIKFKKLLDEGVINRVEFDKKKKELLK from the coding sequence ATGAGAACTTTGAAGGATATAAAGGAAATGTTGGTTAAATGTGGTGCAGCAATTTGGGGAACAAAGAAGGAAGTTAAGGAGTTGCCAAACATTATTAGTGATGATGAAATTATAACATATGCTACTTCAGGTGTTTATGATGGACATACTTGGTTAGTTATTTCAACAAATAAAAGAATTATTTTCTTAGATAAAGGAATGTTTTTTGGTGTAAATCAAATAGAGATACCTCTAAGTAAAGTAAATTCAATAAAATATAGAAAAAGATTTTTTCTTGGAGAAATAGAAATATGGGATGGAGCCTCTATGATTAAAGTAACGAATATACTGAAAAAAACGCTTGTTCCATTTGTAAATGCTGTAAATGATTCGATAGAAGAGTTTGAGAATTTAAAAAAAAATCAGACTTCAGTTGCTGACGAACTAATAAAATTTAAAAAATTACTAGATGAAGGAGTAATAAATCGGGTAGAATTTGACAAAAAAAAGAAAGAGTTGTTGAAATAA
- a CDS encoding amino acid ABC transporter permease yields MNQSLPIFIELVKTLPNVVVLYIFTVLFSIPLGILGALAYTGKNKIVKFIISVYTWIFRGTPLMLQLMVVYYGIPLMKFGGYKIVLAPYMAATITFIINYAAYLVEIMRSGIESIDKGQHEAAKVLGYSYWQKIICVILPQAIRRVLPTLGNEAITLIKDTSLVYVLAVTEVMKRTKELANIYYNITPYICAIIIYLVLSFAVDRLFKNIEKRNKIRI; encoded by the coding sequence ATGAATCAATCGTTACCAATATTTATAGAACTGGTAAAAACTTTACCAAATGTAGTAGTACTGTATATATTCACGGTTTTATTTTCCATCCCGTTAGGAATTTTAGGAGCATTGGCGTATACAGGAAAAAATAAGATAGTAAAATTTATTATTTCAGTTTATACCTGGATTTTTCGTGGTACTCCCTTGATGCTGCAATTAATGGTTGTTTATTATGGAATACCGCTAATGAAGTTTGGAGGTTATAAAATTGTTCTTGCACCGTACATGGCAGCCACAATTACATTTATAATAAATTATGCCGCATATCTTGTGGAAATTATGAGAAGTGGAATTGAAAGCATAGACAAAGGACAACATGAAGCTGCAAAAGTACTAGGCTATAGTTATTGGCAAAAAATAATATGCGTTATTTTACCGCAGGCAATAAGAAGAGTACTGCCAACATTGGGAAATGAGGCGATTACTCTTATAAAGGATACTTCCCTTGTATATGTTCTTGCTGTTACAGAAGTAATGAAACGGACAAAGGAGCTAGCAAATATTTATTATAATATTACTCCGTATATTTGTGCAATTATTATTTATCTAGTATTAAGCTTTGCTGTTGACAGGCTATTTAAGAATATTGAAAAAAGAAATAAAATCAGGATTTAA
- the mscL gene encoding large-conductance mechanosensitive channel protein MscL: MFKEFKEFISKGNVMDLAVGVIIGAAFGKIVTSLVDDIIMPVIGIILGKIDFSNLKFVITPATATTPEAAVKYGLFIQNIVNFLIMAFVIFLMVKFINKLRKPAVKIAEEVAEAVPTKEETLLAEIRDILKNK, encoded by the coding sequence ATGTTTAAAGAATTCAAAGAATTTATCTCAAAAGGAAATGTAATGGATTTGGCAGTTGGAGTTATAATTGGTGCTGCTTTTGGAAAAATAGTTACTTCATTGGTTGATGATATAATTATGCCAGTTATTGGAATTATTTTAGGAAAAATTGATTTTTCAAACTTAAAATTTGTTATTACACCTGCTACTGCAACTACACCAGAAGCTGCAGTAAAATATGGATTATTTATTCAAAATATAGTTAATTTTTTAATTATGGCATTTGTCATTTTCTTAATGGTAAAATTTATCAATAAACTAAGAAAACCTGCTGTTAAAATTGCAGAAGAAGTTGCCGAAGCTGTTCCAACAAAAGAAGAAACATTATTAGCAGAAATTAGAGATATTTTAAAAAATAAATAA